A region from the Vulpes lagopus strain Blue_001 chromosome 5, ASM1834538v1, whole genome shotgun sequence genome encodes:
- the MRPS5 gene encoding 28S ribosomal protein S5, mitochondrial isoform X3, producing the protein MPSGNAVSLQRPLFLHGQSAGPSVQSLSRREGSQTLLSQCCACGPLSYPGTRDNHHFISLTRALQTQCCISSPSNLMGQQYRSYSFFTKLTADELWKGALAETGAGARKGRGKRSKKKRKKDLNRGQIIGEGRHGFLWPGLNVPLMKEGAMQTIAQRSKEEQEKVEADMIQQREEWDRKRKMKIKRERGWSGNTWGGVSLGPPDPGPSGETYDDFDTRILEVRNVFNMTAKEGRKKSVRVLVAVGNGRGAAGFAVGKATDRMDAFRKAKNRAVHYLHYIERYEDHTIFHDISLRFKRTHIKMKKQPRGYGLRCHRAIITICRLIGIKDMYAKVSGSVNMLNLTRGLFHGLSHQETHQQLADKRSLHVVEFREECGPLPIVVASPQGALRKEPELEDEVPDIKLDWEEVRAAQGMKRSVWSNLKRAAT; encoded by the exons ATGCCTTCTGGTAATGCTGTGTCTTTGCAGAGGCCTTTGTTCCTACACGGACAGAGTGCGGGGCCCTCTGTTCAGTCACTCTCCAGAAGGGAAGGAAGCCAAACTTTGCTGAGCCAATGTTGTGCTTGTG GCCCTTTGTCATATCCAGGAACCAGAGACAACCATCATTTCATCAGCTTGACCCGTGCACTACAGACACAATGCTGTATTTCTTCTCCCAGTAATTTGATGGGTCAACAGTACAGATCCTATAGTTTCTTCACTAAAT TGACGGCAGATGAGCTTTGGAAAGGCGCTTTAGCAGAGACTGGAGCAGgagcaagaaaaggaagaggcaaaagatctaagaaaaagagaaaaaaggatttgaataggGGTCAGATCATTGGTGAAG GACGTCATGGCTTCCTATGGCCTGGTCTGAATGTCCCTCTTATGAAAGAGGGAGCTATGCAGACCATTGCCCAAAGAAGCAAGGAAGAGCAGGAAAAGGTGGAGGCTGATATGATCCAGCAGAGGGAAGAGTGGGACCggaagaggaagatgaagatTAAAAGGGAGCGAGGATGGAGCGGAAACACATGGGGAGGCGTCAGTCTTGGCCCCCCTGACCCTGGTCCCAGTGGAG aaaCATATGATGATTTTGATACCAGGATACTTGAG GTAAGAAATGTATTCAATATGACagcaaaagagggaagaaagaaatcagtcCGTGTCCTGGTCGCTGTGGGGAATGGTAGAGGAGCTGCAG gttttgccGTTGGGAAAGCCACTGACCGGATGGATGCTTTCAGAAAA GCAAAGAACAGAGCAGTTCACTATTTGCATTATATAGAACGATACGAAGACCATACAA TATTCCAcgatatttctttaagatttaaaagGACGCATATCAAGATGAAGAAACAACCCAGAG gcTACGGCCTCCGCTGCCATCGGGCCATCATCACCATCTGCCGGCTCATTGGCATCAAAGACATGTATGCCAAGGTCTCTGGGTCTGTCAACATGCTCAACCTCACACGGGGCCTCTTCCATGGGCTCTCCCACCAG GAAACCCATCAACAACTGGCTGATAAGAGGAGTCTGCATGTCGTAGAATTCCGGGAAGAATGTGGCCCTCTGCCCATCGTGGTTgcctccccccagggagccttgAGAAAGGAACCAGAGCTAGAGGATGAGGTTCCAGACATCAAACTGGACTGGGAAGAAGTGAGGGCCGCACAGGGAATGAAGCGCTCAGTGTGGTCAAATTTGAAGAGAGCTGCCACCTGA
- the MRPS5 gene encoding 28S ribosomal protein S5, mitochondrial isoform X1, whose product MGQQYRSYSFFTKLTADELWKGALAETGAGARKGRGKRSKKKRKKDLNRGQIIGEGRHGFLWPGLNVPLMKEGAMQTIAQRSKEEQEKVEADMIQQREEWDRKRKMKIKRERGWSGNTWGGVSLGPPDPGPSGETYDDFDTRILEVRNVFNMTAKEGRKKSVRVLVAVGNGRGAAGFAVGKATDRMDAFRKAKNRAVHYLHYIERYEDHTIFHDISLRFKRTHIKMKKQPRGYGLRCHRAIITICRLIGIKDMYAKVSGSVNMLNLTRGLFHGLSHQETHQQLADKRSLHVVEFREECGPLPIVVASPQGALRKEPELEDEVPDIKLDWEEVRAAQGMKRSVWSNLKRAAT is encoded by the exons ATGGGTCAACAGTACAGATCCTATAGTTTCTTCACTAAAT TGACGGCAGATGAGCTTTGGAAAGGCGCTTTAGCAGAGACTGGAGCAGgagcaagaaaaggaagaggcaaaagatctaagaaaaagagaaaaaaggatttgaataggGGTCAGATCATTGGTGAAG GACGTCATGGCTTCCTATGGCCTGGTCTGAATGTCCCTCTTATGAAAGAGGGAGCTATGCAGACCATTGCCCAAAGAAGCAAGGAAGAGCAGGAAAAGGTGGAGGCTGATATGATCCAGCAGAGGGAAGAGTGGGACCggaagaggaagatgaagatTAAAAGGGAGCGAGGATGGAGCGGAAACACATGGGGAGGCGTCAGTCTTGGCCCCCCTGACCCTGGTCCCAGTGGAG aaaCATATGATGATTTTGATACCAGGATACTTGAG GTAAGAAATGTATTCAATATGACagcaaaagagggaagaaagaaatcagtcCGTGTCCTGGTCGCTGTGGGGAATGGTAGAGGAGCTGCAG gttttgccGTTGGGAAAGCCACTGACCGGATGGATGCTTTCAGAAAA GCAAAGAACAGAGCAGTTCACTATTTGCATTATATAGAACGATACGAAGACCATACAA TATTCCAcgatatttctttaagatttaaaagGACGCATATCAAGATGAAGAAACAACCCAGAG gcTACGGCCTCCGCTGCCATCGGGCCATCATCACCATCTGCCGGCTCATTGGCATCAAAGACATGTATGCCAAGGTCTCTGGGTCTGTCAACATGCTCAACCTCACACGGGGCCTCTTCCATGGGCTCTCCCACCAG GAAACCCATCAACAACTGGCTGATAAGAGGAGTCTGCATGTCGTAGAATTCCGGGAAGAATGTGGCCCTCTGCCCATCGTGGTTgcctccccccagggagccttgAGAAAGGAACCAGAGCTAGAGGATGAGGTTCCAGACATCAAACTGGACTGGGAAGAAGTGAGGGCCGCACAGGGAATGAAGCGCTCAGTGTGGTCAAATTTGAAGAGAGCTGCCACCTGA
- the MRPS5 gene encoding 28S ribosomal protein S5, mitochondrial isoform X2: MAAAVRAAGRLPALCGVPAGHIWSRQLYLNTYPTASVLALKTVLNNGPLSYPGTRDNHHFISLTRALQTQCCISSPSNLMGQQYRSYSFFTKLTADELWKGALAETGAGARKGRGKRSKKKRKKDLNRGQIIGEGRHGFLWPGLNVPLMKEGAMQTIAQRSKEEQEKVEADMIQQREEWDRKRKMKIKRERGWSGNTWGGVSLGPPDPGPSGETYDDFDTRILEVRNVFNMTAKEGRKKSVRVLVAVGNGRGAAGFAVGKATDRMDAFRKAKNRAVHYLHYIERYEDHTIFHDISLRFKRTHIKMKKQPRGYGLRCHRAIITICRLIGIKDMYAKVSGSVNMLNLTRGLFHGLSHQETHQQLADKRSLHVVEFREECGPLPIVVASPQGALRKEPELEDEVPDIKLDWEEVRAAQGMKRSVWSNLKRAAT; this comes from the exons ATGGCGGCGGCGGTGCGCGCTGCGGGCCGCCTCCCTGCGCTGTGCGGCGTGCCGGCGG gTCACATATGGTCCAGGCAGCTTTACCTAAACACCTATCCAACAGCTTCCGTTTTGGCATTGAAGACTGTTCTCAACAATG GCCCTTTGTCATATCCAGGAACCAGAGACAACCATCATTTCATCAGCTTGACCCGTGCACTACAGACACAATGCTGTATTTCTTCTCCCAGTAATTTGATGGGTCAACAGTACAGATCCTATAGTTTCTTCACTAAAT TGACGGCAGATGAGCTTTGGAAAGGCGCTTTAGCAGAGACTGGAGCAGgagcaagaaaaggaagaggcaaaagatctaagaaaaagagaaaaaaggatttgaataggGGTCAGATCATTGGTGAAG GACGTCATGGCTTCCTATGGCCTGGTCTGAATGTCCCTCTTATGAAAGAGGGAGCTATGCAGACCATTGCCCAAAGAAGCAAGGAAGAGCAGGAAAAGGTGGAGGCTGATATGATCCAGCAGAGGGAAGAGTGGGACCggaagaggaagatgaagatTAAAAGGGAGCGAGGATGGAGCGGAAACACATGGGGAGGCGTCAGTCTTGGCCCCCCTGACCCTGGTCCCAGTGGAG aaaCATATGATGATTTTGATACCAGGATACTTGAG GTAAGAAATGTATTCAATATGACagcaaaagagggaagaaagaaatcagtcCGTGTCCTGGTCGCTGTGGGGAATGGTAGAGGAGCTGCAG gttttgccGTTGGGAAAGCCACTGACCGGATGGATGCTTTCAGAAAA GCAAAGAACAGAGCAGTTCACTATTTGCATTATATAGAACGATACGAAGACCATACAA TATTCCAcgatatttctttaagatttaaaagGACGCATATCAAGATGAAGAAACAACCCAGAG gcTACGGCCTCCGCTGCCATCGGGCCATCATCACCATCTGCCGGCTCATTGGCATCAAAGACATGTATGCCAAGGTCTCTGGGTCTGTCAACATGCTCAACCTCACACGGGGCCTCTTCCATGGGCTCTCCCACCAG GAAACCCATCAACAACTGGCTGATAAGAGGAGTCTGCATGTCGTAGAATTCCGGGAAGAATGTGGCCCTCTGCCCATCGTGGTTgcctccccccagggagccttgAGAAAGGAACCAGAGCTAGAGGATGAGGTTCCAGACATCAAACTGGACTGGGAAGAAGTGAGGGCCGCACAGGGAATGAAGCGCTCAGTGTGGTCAAATTTGAAGAGAGCTGCCACCTGA